One Thermoanaerobacter pseudethanolicus ATCC 33223 genomic window, CACTTTAATTCCTTCATTCTCTGCTGTTTTTACTTCCAATCTGCAGCCTTCACTGCTCTGCCAGTTACCAAACACCCACACCTCGTCGCACCGCTTTAGAACATCAGTACACAGCTTTAAAACTTCCCTTCTATCCTCCTCCTTTCTGTCATCATAAAATTCGCCAAATGCATGAACAGGAGAAAATGGCACTACTTCTTTAAAGTTGTTCTTTATGAACCTAAAAATTTTGTAAAACTTAACCTTATTTGCTGAAGGATTAGCGCTGTAAGGATGACAAATATACACAAACTTACTCAATTTTGCACCTCCTTTAATATGCTTAAAATAAGTCCAATTAAAGCTCCCAAAACTATGCCAAAGAAAATACCGGCTGCTAGGCCGGCAGTGTAAAGCATATTCAAGTTTTCATCTCCTTCCATAAAAACACTCAATAAAATAGAAAAAACCGGGCTTATTAAACGCCCAGTTTTTTGCTTAGCTCTTTTATGCGGTTATCGTGATATACTGTCTTAACTGTTAGATTATTTACATCCAGCTGAAGCATGTCAATTTTTCCACTTATCTCATCAAGTTTTTCATG contains:
- a CDS encoding DUF4406 domain-containing protein — translated: MSKFVYICHPYSANPSANKVKFYKIFRFIKNNFKEVVPFSPVHAFGEFYDDRKEEDRREVLKLCTDVLKRCDEVWVFGNWQSSEGCRLEVKTAENEGIKVRFFNDEEVGL